Proteins encoded in a region of the Pieris brassicae chromosome 3, ilPieBrab1.1, whole genome shotgun sequence genome:
- the LOC123706833 gene encoding autophagy protein 5 isoform X2 gives MANDREVLREIWDGKLPVCFQLDQEEIMEIQQPDPFYVMVPRLSYFPLVIDKMKRHFLRYISQENADNEMWMDYNGQPLKWHYPIGFLYDLYCGNDPQTPWTLTVHFSKFPGNILLHCPNKDVVEAHYMSTVKEADVLKHRGQIMSAMQKKDHNQLWLGLQNDKFDQFWAINRRLMESHGDNDGFKHIPIRIYAEDGTCTQRLISPKNIDGSRKIIQQLITELFKKCDFSVKLRTHGITIPLDTPLQWLSEHLSYPDNFLHICVC, from the exons ATGGCCAACGACCGGGAGGTTTTGCGTGAAATATGGGATGGAAAACTCCCTGTTTGTTTCCAGCTAGATCAAGAAGAGATTATGGAAATACAGCAACCAGACCCCTTTTATGTTATGGTTCCCCGGTTAAGTTACTTTCCCCTTGTAATTGATaag atgaAAAGGCATTTTCTTCGTTATATATCCCAAGAAAATGCTGATAATGAAATGTGGATGGATTATAATGGTCAACCATTGAAATGGCATTATCCCATTGGATTcttatatgatttatattgCGGAAATGATCCCCAAACACCTTGGACTTTAACAGTGCATTTTAGCAAGTTTCCTGGAAACATTTTGCTTCACTGCCCAAACAA AGATGTAGTAGAGGCACACTATATGTCAACAGTTAAAGAAGCAGATGTTTTGAAACACAGAGGACAAATCATGTCTgctatgcaaaaaaaagatCACAACCAGTTATGGTTAGGATTACAAAATG ACAAATTTGATCAATTTTGGGCAATTAATAGAAGACTTATGGAATCACATGGAGATAATGATGGATTTAAACATATTCCCATTAGGATATATGCAGAAGATGGTACATGCACACAACGGTTAATTAGTCCTAAAAACATTGATGgaagtagaaaaataattcaacaGCTTATAACTGAACT atttaaaaaatgtgatttttcagttaaattaAGGACACATGGCATCACTATCCCACTTGACACACCACTGCAGTGGCTATCGGAACATTTAAGCTACCCTGACAATTTTCTTCATATCTGTGTGTGTTAG
- the LOC123706833 gene encoding autophagy protein 5 isoform X1: MANDREVLREIWDGKLPVCFQLDQEEIMEIQQPDPFYVMVPRLSYFPLVIDKMKRHFLRYISQENADNEMWMDYNGQPLKWHYPIGFLYDLYCGNDPQTPWTLTVHFSKFPGNILLHCPNKDVVEAHYMSTVKEADVLKHRGQIMSAMQKKDHNQLWLGLQNDKFDQFWAINRRLMESHGDNDGFKHIPIRIYAEDGTCTQRLISPKNIDGSRKIIQQLITELYPEKPVKLRTHGITIPLDTPLQWLSEHLSYPDNFLHICVC; this comes from the exons ATGGCCAACGACCGGGAGGTTTTGCGTGAAATATGGGATGGAAAACTCCCTGTTTGTTTCCAGCTAGATCAAGAAGAGATTATGGAAATACAGCAACCAGACCCCTTTTATGTTATGGTTCCCCGGTTAAGTTACTTTCCCCTTGTAATTGATaag atgaAAAGGCATTTTCTTCGTTATATATCCCAAGAAAATGCTGATAATGAAATGTGGATGGATTATAATGGTCAACCATTGAAATGGCATTATCCCATTGGATTcttatatgatttatattgCGGAAATGATCCCCAAACACCTTGGACTTTAACAGTGCATTTTAGCAAGTTTCCTGGAAACATTTTGCTTCACTGCCCAAACAA AGATGTAGTAGAGGCACACTATATGTCAACAGTTAAAGAAGCAGATGTTTTGAAACACAGAGGACAAATCATGTCTgctatgcaaaaaaaagatCACAACCAGTTATGGTTAGGATTACAAAATG ACAAATTTGATCAATTTTGGGCAATTAATAGAAGACTTATGGAATCACATGGAGATAATGATGGATTTAAACATATTCCCATTAGGATATATGCAGAAGATGGTACATGCACACAACGGTTAATTAGTCCTAAAAACATTGATGgaagtagaaaaataattcaacaGCTTATAACTGAACTGTATCCAGAAAAACCAG ttaaattaAGGACACATGGCATCACTATCCCACTTGACACACCACTGCAGTGGCTATCGGAACATTTAAGCTACCCTGACAATTTTCTTCATATCTGTGTGTGTTAG
- the LOC123707024 gene encoding proline-rich protein 36-like: MAAAHTHSAPAPSDRRSEGRAGSRRIFPPQFKLQVLDAYRRDPQCRGNQRATARKFGIHRRQIQKWLQAEPALRAAHLRRAPQPAPSPPPYSVGSPESARLPSPPPAALPIQVPTPIAAPVPIVPFTVEPIDLSLKRLTPPPAPVPSYPRLPLAPEPPRKPFKLFRPYLIEDESKRPAIASLPVSSGVHVSAFVPVQSAAGCGGAVCPAWGTLGPAYPTPLR, encoded by the coding sequence ATGGCCGCTGCCCATACGCACTCGGCCCCCGCGCCCTCAGACCGTCGTTCAGAGGGCCGCGCTGGTTCCCGCCGCATATTTCCTCCACAATTTAAGCTCCAAGTTCTCGACGCGTACAGAAGAGATCCTCAATGCAGAGGAAATCAACGTGCAACTGCGAGAAAATTCGGAATTCACCGACGACAAATACAGAAATGGCTACAAGCCGAACCGGCTCTACGGGCAGCGCATTTGAGGAGAGCACCGCAACCTGCTCCTTCGCCACCGCCTTACTCCGTCGGCTCGCCAGAGAGCGCTCGCTTGCCTTCACCTCCGCCGGCGGCTTTGCCAATCCAAGTGCCCACACCGATAGCAGCTCCCGTGCCAATCGTGCCTTTTACCGTGGAACCTATCGATTTGTCATTAAAACGCCTTACACCACCACCAGCACCGGTTCCATCGTATCCACGGCTGCCTTTGGCTCCAGAACCTCCGAGAaaaccttttaaattattcagacCATACCTCATAGAAGACGAATCAAAGAGGCCAGCCATAGCGTCCCTACCCGTTAGTAGTGGCGTTCACGTGTCTGCATTCGTGCCAGTGCAGAGCGCTGCGGGGTGCGGAGGCGCGGTGTGCCCCGCTTGGGGCACGCTAGGACCTGCATACCCGACCCCGTTAAGGTGA
- the LOC123706834 gene encoding ribosomal RNA small subunit methyltransferase NEP1 yields MGKKRKHAENTDDFEFDPIPRHLVTSHIQKQEKRLIVVLENAQLETVKNGNSFELLNCDDHANILRKNDRDPGSCRPDITHQSLLMLMDSPLNRAGLLQVYIHTEKNVLIEINPQTRIPRTFKRFAGLMVQLLHKFSIRASDGPMKLLKVIKNPITSHLPVGVKKITMSFSSKVVKSSRELVPKEDPIVMIIGAMAHGKIEVDYSEDAISISNYPLSAALTCAKICSAFEEVWGVE; encoded by the exons ATGGGTAAAAAAAGGAAACATGCAGAAAATACAGATGACTTTGAATTCGATCCTATACCACGACATTTAGTAACATCGCACATTCAAAAACAAGAAAAACGTTTAATCGTTGTATTAGAGAATGCTCAGTTAGAAACAGTAAAg aatggcaatagttttgaatTGTTAAATTGCGATGATCATGCTAACATTCTAAGAAAAAATGACAGAGATCCAGGTTCATGTCGTCCAGATATCACTCATCAATCTCTTCTTATGTTAATGGACTCACCACTAAACAGAGCGGGACTTCTGCAAGTTTATATTCATACagagaaaaatgttttaatagaaataaatccACAAACACGGATTCCCAGAACATTTAAAAGATTTGCTGGATTAATGG TCCAGCTACTGCACAAATTTTCAATTCGAGCATCTGATGGCCCAATGAAACTccttaaagttattaaaaacccAATAACATCACATTTGCCTGTTGGAGTGAAAAAAATCACTATGTCATTCAGTTCCAAAGTTGTAAAGAGTAGTCGGGAATTAGTTCCTAAAGAAGATCCAATTGTAATGATCATAGGAGCAATGGCACATGGTAAAATAGAGGTGGACTATTCAGAAGATGCAATATCTATAAGTAACTATCCTCTATCAGCTGCATTGACTTGTGCAAAGATTTGTTCAGCATTTGAAGAAGTGTGGGGagttgaataa